The Impatiens glandulifera chromosome 3, dImpGla2.1, whole genome shotgun sequence genome contains a region encoding:
- the LOC124929540 gene encoding arginine decarboxylase-like: MPAACYVDSPSLAAWETALPTPDDDFSFSGVPQPDDSVSIWSPTHSSSLYKVDGWGAPYFSINSSGNISVRPYGTDTLAHQEIDLMKVVKKASDPKSSGGLGLQLPLIVRFPDVLKNRLESLQSAFNFAIESQCYESHYQGVYPVKCNQDRFVVEDIVKFGSSFRFGLEAGSKPELLLAMSSLCYGSSEALLVCNGFKDAEYISLALIARKLAINTVIVLEQEEEIDLVIEMGRKLNVRPVIGLRAKLRTKHSGHFGSTSGEKGKFGLTTTQILRVVNKLQKVGMLDCLQLLHFHIGSQIPTTALLTDGVNEAAQIYCELVRLGAGMKVIDIGGGLGIDYDGSKSANSDVSVGYGLDEYASAVVHAVKTVCDRKSVKNPIICSESGRAIVSHHSILIFEAVSSSQPSSSSINPASLQFFIDGLGEEALADYRNLSAAAVRGEYETCLLYSDQLKQRCVDQFKDGTLNMEELAAVDGLCDMVSKLIGVSDPIKTYHVNLSVFTSIPDFWGIEQLFPIIPIHRHEEQPTVRGFLSDLTCDSDGKIDKFIGGQTSLPLHEIKGNGSYYLGMFLGGAYEEALGGVHNLFGGPSVLRVSQSDGPHSFAITRAVLGPSSSDVLRVMQFEPEMMFETLKHRAEEFVVEDVDGLGIGLVNGLACSFNNMPYLSKAGDEIYGGDVNGEEEEHGGFICA; encoded by the coding sequence ATGCCGGCGGCTTGTTATGTTGATTCTCCTTCACTTGCCGCATGGGAAACCGCTCTTCCCACGCCGGATGATGACTTTTCATTCTCCGGTGTTCCTCAACCGGATGATTCCGTCTCCATCTGGTCACCAACTCACTCCTCTTCTCTCTACAAAGTTGATGGATGGGGCGCTCCTTATTTCTCCATCAATAGTTCCGGCAACATCTCCGTCAGGCCGTACGGAACCGATACCTTGGCTCATCAAGAGATTGACCTAATGAAGGTCGTTAAGAAGGCTTCCGATCCGAAATCATCTGGCGGTCTAGGTTTGCAGCTTCCATTGATTGTTCGTTTTCCTGATGTGCTGAAAAACCGCCTTGAATCGCTGCAATCCGCGTTTAATTTCGCGATTGAGTCGCAATGTTATGAGTCTCATTATCAGGGAGTTTATCCTGTGAAATGTAACCAGGATCGATTCGTTGTTGAGGATATTGTTAAGTTTGGTTCGTCTTTTCGTTTTGGATTGGAAGCTGGATCGAAACCGGAGCTTCTCCTTGCTATGAGCTCTCTCTGTTATGGAAGCTCTGAAGCTTTACTTGTCTGCAATGGATTCAAGGACGCGGAATACATCTCCCTTGCTCTTATCGCGAGAAAGCTTGCGATTAACACAGTTATCGTTCTCGAACAGGAAGAAGAGATCGATCTAGTCATCGAGATGGGACGAAAGTTGAACGTCCGTCCTGTCATCGGCCTCCGCGCGAAGCTCAGAACAAAGCACTCCGGTCATTTCGGTTCGACTTCCGGCGAGAAAGGTAAATTCGGTCTCACAACTACTCAAATTCTACGCGTTGTGAATAAACTGCAGAAAGTAGGAATGCTGGATTGTTTGCAACTCCTCCATTTCCACATCGGATCTCAGATCCCTACCACCGCTCTACTAACCGACGGCGTTAACGAAGCCGCTCAGATCTACTGCGAACTCGTTCGCCTCGGCGCCGGAATGAAAGTAATCGATATCGGCGGTGGACTTGGAATCGACTACGACGGTTCAAAATCAGCTAACTCTGATGTCTCCGTTGGCTATGGACTCGACGAATACGCATCCGCGGTCGTTCATGCAGTGAAAACAGTATGCGATCGTAAATCCGTCAAGAATCCAATCATCTGTAGTGAAAGCGGTAGGGCAATCGTATCTCATCATTCAATTCTGATATTCGAAGCAGTTTCCAGCAGTCAACCGAGTAGTTCATCGATAAATCCCGCCAGCCTTCAGTTCTTCATTGACGGTCTAGGAGAAGAAGCTCTAGCAGATTACCGTAATTTATCCGCAGCCGCAGTTAGAGGTGAATACGAAACTTGCTTACTCTATTCAGACCAGCTGAAACAGAGATGTGTTGATCAATTCAAAGACGGAACTCTAAACATGGAAGAACTCGCAGCTGTGGATGGTTTATGCGATATGGTGTCGAAACTGATCGGAGTTTCTGATCCGATCAAAACATACCACGTAAATCTATCGGTTTTCACTTCAATTCCTGATTTCTGGGGAATTGAACAGCTCTTCCCTATAATCCCAATCCATCGACATGAAGAACAGCCTACAGTTAGAGGTTTCTTATCGGATCTGACTTGCGATAGCGATGGGAAAATAGACAAATTCATTGGCGGGCAAACAAGTCTTCCACTTCACGAGATAAAGGGAAACGGGTCGTACTATTTGGGAATGTTCTTAGGCGGGGCATACGAAGAAGCGTTGGGTGGGGTTCACAATTTATTCGGCGGGCCTAGTGTGTTAAGGGTATCGCAAAGCGATGGTCCACATAGCTTTGCGATTACTCGGGCAGTTCTTGGTCCATCTAGTAGCGATGTTCTTCGCGTTATGCAGTTTGAGCCCGAGATGATGTTTGAAACGCTTAAACATCGAGCCGAGGAGTTTGTTGTGGAAGATGTTGATGGACTTGGGATTGGACTTGTTAATGGGCTTGCTTGTTCATTTAACAATATGCCTTATCTTTCTAAGGCTGGGGATGAGATCTACGGTGGAGATGTGAATGGGGAGGAGGAAGAACATGGGGGTTTTATTTGTGCTTGA